A single genomic interval of Aedes aegypti strain LVP_AGWG chromosome 1, AaegL5.0 Primary Assembly, whole genome shotgun sequence harbors:
- the LOC23687681 gene encoding adenylate cyclase type 9 isoform X1 — protein MSESTSNHRRSTSMTTMPPVLTDSHKGSIEDIQISLAPYIQSYLTQTGRRHSCCSVMLPVAFERAAPRSWFDPRFDSPVLEGQFQASVFPQIRLKFRFALFYILLCSLVWLLYFLFDGGPTHYHLLTGSIGLILIFGLVGMWLTHTDIYRAYTNFISSACAILLCMFSLFLLLFTEDALSPLGHFSICIEIVMLIYTIIPLPLWLCCSITLAYSVCFEVLSFFHQPHYVQEPEVDDVELGFYAQSDSDKESSGFVYKIVIIRMLIQLCVHLLGVHILIMTVVRMRGTFMKVGQNLLVRRQLEMEKQLKEKMIHSMMPPKVADLLLKESGSVVKGMSFEQCPPRRATPSDLKSLFRPFHMNSMDNVSILFADIVGFTKMSSTKTAEQLVEILNDLFERFDDLCLMNGCEKISTLGDCYYCVSGCPEPRPDHAICCVEMGLGMILSIRTFDAQRQEGVKMRVGVHTGTVLCGIVGTKRVKFDVWSNDVTLANRMESSGRPDQVHVSEETCSFLGDSYVIEEGEEVDGHRTYFVLGKKPDPICSITDGLSSLGLPGDSSNMMASSPLDGNHHRHSFIHNHSPSDGHEPGTCCLSQSATNLSSIHPVVPPASPAGPVSSSLNPSPVSSPRPRIASLSRMTKFLKGKHHQASSRDVEKPKIIVSTKSMPNGIDSDDADEDMTSAVATVANEKGSKFKSWKMGRLLRKMDSTGTAPTTNGNGQVSAAVTLASELECNKNCDSSRKSEEVPCVVEQSSSGVGGYQQLPIVIVTPRPSCHTLEVSGGPAQGSGRSREREGSKSMSVGASGDNNSNLSQNSVFDDIIDVRSYISQSRSDISPFARTGSYRSQCEKASLIAEAPSGRPRSSTIASHSVELNSRHSSVCPGSRLLCDGASLCPSATSRKDSGIRSNSRRSSIQQQIMLMNQSAALSAHRVSGYFTSSQSSLSAVVAAVGASSTDPVMALKANGEVNDLRCVIKEAHPDPLAACLQQLRKQSDLQLIRCVRDNARSQRSYLVKPPLLPISLRFKSRPMEHEFRSKAHRFGSESELEGGPPTLATPKYNTYIDILVSFLIYIATSTSLFLLSPSVYLESYKIWVCIFMAFSTLQLFALFICTKQVCRRVHKYARRSRPIVTQSCYDSVLRIVSNWYPWHICGAVLMSLPVISILSNFAMMDVSKFKIFEFHYGFLMFICVIHFCNFTQLNCWMRNCLALLTSVAFIGIAIGHMLELRNGAAAVEVLDTVVNGTVGVNPELKQAQFDWFNDYRIEIYVDLFLLLILVWFLNREFEISYRLSFYGSAVANQDKIRVQSMKNQADMLLHNIIPKHVAEQLKNTAKYSENHKNIGIIFASIVNFNEMYDESYLGGKEYLRVLNELIGDFDELLARPEFRCVEKIKTIGSTFMAASGLDPSSRGEDNEHLFTLLDFAIAMQQVVDSFNRDLLEFNLIMRVGYNFGDVTAGVIGTSKLYYDIWGDAVNVASRMDSTGVPGRIQVGSACVPTLSERYDFEPRGKVYVKGKDHMEVYLLVAKKPDLLGPPELDRDPM, from the exons TCCACATCCAACCACCGGCGATCGACGTCAATGACGACGATGCCCCCGGTGCTCACAGACAGCCACAAAGGTTCCATCGAAGACATCCAGATCTCGCTAGCGCCGTACATACAGAGCTACCTGACGCAAACCGGCCGACGCCACTCGTGCTGCAGCGTAATGCTTCCGGTAGCGTTCGAGCGGGCTGCCCCGCGTTCCTGGTTCGACCCGCGGTTCGATTCGCCGGTCCTGGAGGGCCAGTTCCAGGCCAGCGTATTTCCCCAGATAAGACTCAAATTCAG ATTTGCCCTCTTCTACATCCTGCTCTGTTCCCTTGTTTGGTTGCTGTACTTCCTGTTCGACGGAGGGCCTACCCATTACCACCTGCTGACGGGATCGATCGGCCTAATTCTGATATTCGGCCTTGTGGGCATGTGGCTTACCCACACCGACATCTATCGGGCCTACACCAACTTCATCTCGTCCGCTTGTGCCATCCTGCTGTGTATGTTCTCGCTGTTTCTTCTACTGTTCACCGAGGACGCCCTCAGCCCTCTAGGGCACTTCTCCATCTGCATCGAAATAGTGATGCTCATCTACACCATCATCCCACTTCCGCTGTGGCTATGCTGCAGCATCACTTTAGCTTACTCCGTGTGCTTCGAAGTGCTTTCGTTCTTCCACCAGCCGCACTACGTCCAGGAACCGGAAGTGGACGATGTGGAGCTGGGATTCTACGCACAGTCGGACTCCGACAAGGAATCCAGTGGGTTCGTGTACAAAATAGTGATAATCCGGATGTTGATCCAGCTGTGCGTCCACCTGCTAGGGGTGCACATTCTGATCATGACCGTGGTTCGGATGCGGGGGACCTTCATGAAGGTCGGGCAGAATCTGTTGGTGCGGAGGCAACTCGAGATGGAGAAGCAGCTGAAGGAGAAGATGATCCACTCGATGATGCCTCCGAAGGTGGCCGACTTGCTGCTGAAGGAAAGCGGGAGTGTAGTGAAGGGGATGAGCTTTGAACAGTGTCCACCGCGGAGGGCAACGCCTTCGGACCTGAAGAGCCTGTTCCGGCCGTTCCACATGAACAGCATGGACAATGTGAGCATTCTGTTTGCCGACATCGTCGGATTTACGAAGATGTCCTCGACGAAGACGGCCGAACAGCTGGTGGAGATATTGAACGACTTGTTCGAGCGGTTCGACGATCTGTGTCTGATGAACGGGTGCGAGAAGATTTCAACGCTGGGGGACTGTTACTATTGTGTGAGTGGGTGTCCGGAACCGAGGCCGGATCACGCGATCTGTTGTGTGGAAATGGGACTGGGGATGATTCTGTCGATACGGACGTTTGACGCGCAACGACAGGAGGGAGTGAAGATGCGAGTGGGGGTCCACACGGGGACGGTGCTGTGCGGGATTGTGGGAACGAAACGGGTCAAGTTCGACGTGTGGAGCAACGACGTGACGCTGGCGAACAG gatggAATCCAGTGGTCGTCCGGATCAAGTTCATGTTTCGGAGGAAACCTGCAGTTTTCTGGGCGATTCCTACGTTATCGAAGAGGGCGAAGAAGTCGACG GCCATCGAACATACTTCGTCCTCGGCAAAAAACCGGATCCCATCTGTTCCATCACCGATGGCCTATCGAGTCTGGGCCTACCGGGAGATAGCAGCAACATGATGGCGTCCTCTCCGCTGGACGGAAACCATCATCGACACTCGTTCATTCACAATCACAGCCCTAGCGATGGTCATGAACCCGGAACGTGTTGCCTGTCGCAAAGTGCTACCAATTTATCGTCGATTCATCCTGTTGTTCCACCGGCTTCACCAGCTGGTCCCGTGTCATCCTCGCTGAACCCCTCGCCGGTCTCCAGTCCACGGCCTCGTATAGCGTCACTCTCAAGGATGACGAAATTTCTCAAAGGTAAACATCATCAGGCATCCAGTCGGGACGTCGAAAAGCCCAAGATCATCGTCAGCACCAAGTCGATGCCCAACGGGATCGACTCGGACGATGCGGACGAAGATATGACATCTGCCGTGGCCACGGTAGCCAACGAAAAGGGTTCCAAGTTCAAGAGTTGGAAGATGGGACGACTGCTGAGGAAGATGGACTCGACGGGGACGGCGCCAACCACAAACGGCAACGGTCAGGTAAGCGCCGCGGTAACTCTGGCCTCAGAGCTGGAATGCAACAAAAACTGTGATAGTAGTAGGAAAAGCGAAGAAGTGCCATGTGTAGTAGAGCAGAGCAGTAGTGGTGTAGGAGGCTACCAGCAGTTACCGATAGTGATTGTCACTCCGAGACCGAGCTGCCACACGTTGGAAGTGTCAGGTGGCCCGGCCCAGGGGAGTGGTCGGTCGCGAGAACGCGAGGGCTCGAAATCTATGAGTGTCGGCGCCAGCGGCGACAACAATTCCAACCTCAGTCAGAATTCCGTGTTTGACGACATCATCGACGTAAGGTCGTACATTTCCCAAAGTCGTAGCGATATCTCACCCTTTGCCCGAACCGGGAGCTACCGATCCCAGTGCGAGAAGGCGTCACTGATTGCGGAAGCTCCGAGTGGGAGACCTCGAAGCTCAACGATCGCTTCGCACAGTGTAGAGTTGAACAGTAGGCATAGTTCGGTTTGTCCCGGTAGTAGGCTACTCTGCGACGGAGCCAGCTTATGTCCGTCTGCCACTTCTCGGAAGGACTCCGGCATCCGATCGAACAGCCGACGTTCGAGTATACAGCAGCAGATCATGCTGATGAACCAAAGTGCGGCTCTGTCAGCTCATCGGGTTAGCGGTTATTTCACCAGTTCTCAATCTAGTCTTTCGGCGGTCGTAGCGGCAGTCGGTGCTTCCTCCACCGATCCGGTCATGGCTCTCAAAGCCAACGGCGAAGTGAACGATCTCCGTTGCGTCATCAAAGAAGCTCACCCAGACCCATTGGCAGCTTGTCTGCAGCAACTTCGAAAGCAATCTGACCTCCAGCTGATCCGTTGCGTGCGGGATAATGCCCGAAGTCAACGGAGCTATCTGGTAAAGCCTCCTCTCCTACCCATTTCCCTTCGGTTCAAATCTCGCCCAATGGAGCACGAGTTCCGTTCCAAAGCGCATCGCTTCGGCAGTGAATCTGAGCTGGAAGGTGGCCCACCAACCCTCGCAACTCCGAAGTACAACACCTACATAGATATCCTAGTGTCGTTCCTCATCTACATCGCCACGTCCACTTCGTTGTTTTTGCTTTCGCCGTCGGTCTATCTGGAGTCGTACAAAATATGGGTTTGCATCTTCATGGCCTTTAGCACCTTGCAGCTGTTTGCGCTGTTCATCTGCACTAAGCAGGTGTGCCGGAGGGTTCACAAGTACGCCCGCCGATCGCGACCCATCGTAACCCAAAGCTGCTACGACAGCGTATTGCGGATTGTGTCCAACTGGTACCCGTGGCACATTTGCGGAGCAGTTCTGATGTCCCTGCCGGTCATCTCGATCCTGTCCAACTTTGCCATGATGGACGTGAGCAAGTTCAAGATCTTCGAGTTCCACTACGGCTTCCTGATGTTCATCTGTGTGATACACTTTTGCAACTTCACGCAGCTGAACTGCTGGATGCGGAACTGTTTGGCGCTGTTGACGTCGGTGGCCTTCATTGGGATCGCCATCGGGCACATGCTGGAGTTGAGGAATGGAGCGGCGGCGGTGGAGGTGCTGGACACCGTCGTGAACGGGACGGTTGGGGTGAACCCGGAATTGAAGCAAGCGCAGTTCGATTGGTTCAACGACTACCGGATCGAGATCTACGTGGATCTGTTCCTTCTGTTGATCTTGGTGTGGTTCCTGAATCGGGAGTTTGAGATTAGCTATCGGTTGAGTTTCTACGGGAGTGCGGTCGCGAACCAGGACAAGATACGGGTGCAGAGCATGAAGAACCAGGCGGACATGCTGTTGCACAATATCATTCCAAAGCATGTGGCGGAGCAGCTGAAGAATACGGCCAAGTATTCCGAGAATCATAAGAACATCGGGATCATTTTTGCCAGTATCGTGAACTTCAACGAGATGTACGACGAGTCGTATCTGGGAGGGAAGGAGTATCTGCGAGTACTTAATGAGCTGATAGGAGACTTTGACGAGCTGTTGGCGAGACCGGAGTTTCGGTGCGTGGAGAAAATCAAGACAATCGGAAGCACCTTCATGGCGGCATCTGGGTTGGATCCGAGTAGTCGCGGGGAAGACAACGAACATCTGTTCACGTTGCTGGATTTTGCAATCGCGATGCAGCAGGTCGTGGACTCGTTCAACCGGGACCTGCTGGAGTTTAACCTGATCATGCGGGTGGGGTACAACTTTGGGGACGTGACGGCAGGTGTGATCGGTACCAGCAAACTCTACTACGACATCTGGGGTGATGCGGTCAATGTGGCATCCCGAATGGATTCGACCGGTGTCCCCGGACGGATCCAGGTGGGAAGTGCCTGCGTTCCGACGCTGTCCGAACGGTACGATTTCGAGCCCCGGGGGAAGGTTTACGTGAAGGGGAAGGACCACATGGAAGTGTACCTGCTGGTAGCCAAGAAGCCAGATCTGCTGGGACCACCAGAGCTAGATAGGGACCCGATGTAA
- the LOC23687681 gene encoding adenylate cyclase type 9 isoform X2, translating to MTTMPPVLTDSHKGSIEDIQISLAPYIQSYLTQTGRRHSCCSVMLPVAFERAAPRSWFDPRFDSPVLEGQFQASVFPQIRLKFRFALFYILLCSLVWLLYFLFDGGPTHYHLLTGSIGLILIFGLVGMWLTHTDIYRAYTNFISSACAILLCMFSLFLLLFTEDALSPLGHFSICIEIVMLIYTIIPLPLWLCCSITLAYSVCFEVLSFFHQPHYVQEPEVDDVELGFYAQSDSDKESSGFVYKIVIIRMLIQLCVHLLGVHILIMTVVRMRGTFMKVGQNLLVRRQLEMEKQLKEKMIHSMMPPKVADLLLKESGSVVKGMSFEQCPPRRATPSDLKSLFRPFHMNSMDNVSILFADIVGFTKMSSTKTAEQLVEILNDLFERFDDLCLMNGCEKISTLGDCYYCVSGCPEPRPDHAICCVEMGLGMILSIRTFDAQRQEGVKMRVGVHTGTVLCGIVGTKRVKFDVWSNDVTLANRMESSGRPDQVHVSEETCSFLGDSYVIEEGEEVDGHRTYFVLGKKPDPICSITDGLSSLGLPGDSSNMMASSPLDGNHHRHSFIHNHSPSDGHEPGTCCLSQSATNLSSIHPVVPPASPAGPVSSSLNPSPVSSPRPRIASLSRMTKFLKGKHHQASSRDVEKPKIIVSTKSMPNGIDSDDADEDMTSAVATVANEKGSKFKSWKMGRLLRKMDSTGTAPTTNGNGQVSAAVTLASELECNKNCDSSRKSEEVPCVVEQSSSGVGGYQQLPIVIVTPRPSCHTLEVSGGPAQGSGRSREREGSKSMSVGASGDNNSNLSQNSVFDDIIDVRSYISQSRSDISPFARTGSYRSQCEKASLIAEAPSGRPRSSTIASHSVELNSRHSSVCPGSRLLCDGASLCPSATSRKDSGIRSNSRRSSIQQQIMLMNQSAALSAHRVSGYFTSSQSSLSAVVAAVGASSTDPVMALKANGEVNDLRCVIKEAHPDPLAACLQQLRKQSDLQLIRCVRDNARSQRSYLVKPPLLPISLRFKSRPMEHEFRSKAHRFGSESELEGGPPTLATPKYNTYIDILVSFLIYIATSTSLFLLSPSVYLESYKIWVCIFMAFSTLQLFALFICTKQVCRRVHKYARRSRPIVTQSCYDSVLRIVSNWYPWHICGAVLMSLPVISILSNFAMMDVSKFKIFEFHYGFLMFICVIHFCNFTQLNCWMRNCLALLTSVAFIGIAIGHMLELRNGAAAVEVLDTVVNGTVGVNPELKQAQFDWFNDYRIEIYVDLFLLLILVWFLNREFEISYRLSFYGSAVANQDKIRVQSMKNQADMLLHNIIPKHVAEQLKNTAKYSENHKNIGIIFASIVNFNEMYDESYLGGKEYLRVLNELIGDFDELLARPEFRCVEKIKTIGSTFMAASGLDPSSRGEDNEHLFTLLDFAIAMQQVVDSFNRDLLEFNLIMRVGYNFGDVTAGVIGTSKLYYDIWGDAVNVASRMDSTGVPGRIQVGSACVPTLSERYDFEPRGKVYVKGKDHMEVYLLVAKKPDLLGPPELDRDPM from the exons ATGACGACGATGCCCCCGGTGCTCACAGACAGCCACAAAGGTTCCATCGAAGACATCCAGATCTCGCTAGCGCCGTACATACAGAGCTACCTGACGCAAACCGGCCGACGCCACTCGTGCTGCAGCGTAATGCTTCCGGTAGCGTTCGAGCGGGCTGCCCCGCGTTCCTGGTTCGACCCGCGGTTCGATTCGCCGGTCCTGGAGGGCCAGTTCCAGGCCAGCGTATTTCCCCAGATAAGACTCAAATTCAG ATTTGCCCTCTTCTACATCCTGCTCTGTTCCCTTGTTTGGTTGCTGTACTTCCTGTTCGACGGAGGGCCTACCCATTACCACCTGCTGACGGGATCGATCGGCCTAATTCTGATATTCGGCCTTGTGGGCATGTGGCTTACCCACACCGACATCTATCGGGCCTACACCAACTTCATCTCGTCCGCTTGTGCCATCCTGCTGTGTATGTTCTCGCTGTTTCTTCTACTGTTCACCGAGGACGCCCTCAGCCCTCTAGGGCACTTCTCCATCTGCATCGAAATAGTGATGCTCATCTACACCATCATCCCACTTCCGCTGTGGCTATGCTGCAGCATCACTTTAGCTTACTCCGTGTGCTTCGAAGTGCTTTCGTTCTTCCACCAGCCGCACTACGTCCAGGAACCGGAAGTGGACGATGTGGAGCTGGGATTCTACGCACAGTCGGACTCCGACAAGGAATCCAGTGGGTTCGTGTACAAAATAGTGATAATCCGGATGTTGATCCAGCTGTGCGTCCACCTGCTAGGGGTGCACATTCTGATCATGACCGTGGTTCGGATGCGGGGGACCTTCATGAAGGTCGGGCAGAATCTGTTGGTGCGGAGGCAACTCGAGATGGAGAAGCAGCTGAAGGAGAAGATGATCCACTCGATGATGCCTCCGAAGGTGGCCGACTTGCTGCTGAAGGAAAGCGGGAGTGTAGTGAAGGGGATGAGCTTTGAACAGTGTCCACCGCGGAGGGCAACGCCTTCGGACCTGAAGAGCCTGTTCCGGCCGTTCCACATGAACAGCATGGACAATGTGAGCATTCTGTTTGCCGACATCGTCGGATTTACGAAGATGTCCTCGACGAAGACGGCCGAACAGCTGGTGGAGATATTGAACGACTTGTTCGAGCGGTTCGACGATCTGTGTCTGATGAACGGGTGCGAGAAGATTTCAACGCTGGGGGACTGTTACTATTGTGTGAGTGGGTGTCCGGAACCGAGGCCGGATCACGCGATCTGTTGTGTGGAAATGGGACTGGGGATGATTCTGTCGATACGGACGTTTGACGCGCAACGACAGGAGGGAGTGAAGATGCGAGTGGGGGTCCACACGGGGACGGTGCTGTGCGGGATTGTGGGAACGAAACGGGTCAAGTTCGACGTGTGGAGCAACGACGTGACGCTGGCGAACAG gatggAATCCAGTGGTCGTCCGGATCAAGTTCATGTTTCGGAGGAAACCTGCAGTTTTCTGGGCGATTCCTACGTTATCGAAGAGGGCGAAGAAGTCGACG GCCATCGAACATACTTCGTCCTCGGCAAAAAACCGGATCCCATCTGTTCCATCACCGATGGCCTATCGAGTCTGGGCCTACCGGGAGATAGCAGCAACATGATGGCGTCCTCTCCGCTGGACGGAAACCATCATCGACACTCGTTCATTCACAATCACAGCCCTAGCGATGGTCATGAACCCGGAACGTGTTGCCTGTCGCAAAGTGCTACCAATTTATCGTCGATTCATCCTGTTGTTCCACCGGCTTCACCAGCTGGTCCCGTGTCATCCTCGCTGAACCCCTCGCCGGTCTCCAGTCCACGGCCTCGTATAGCGTCACTCTCAAGGATGACGAAATTTCTCAAAGGTAAACATCATCAGGCATCCAGTCGGGACGTCGAAAAGCCCAAGATCATCGTCAGCACCAAGTCGATGCCCAACGGGATCGACTCGGACGATGCGGACGAAGATATGACATCTGCCGTGGCCACGGTAGCCAACGAAAAGGGTTCCAAGTTCAAGAGTTGGAAGATGGGACGACTGCTGAGGAAGATGGACTCGACGGGGACGGCGCCAACCACAAACGGCAACGGTCAGGTAAGCGCCGCGGTAACTCTGGCCTCAGAGCTGGAATGCAACAAAAACTGTGATAGTAGTAGGAAAAGCGAAGAAGTGCCATGTGTAGTAGAGCAGAGCAGTAGTGGTGTAGGAGGCTACCAGCAGTTACCGATAGTGATTGTCACTCCGAGACCGAGCTGCCACACGTTGGAAGTGTCAGGTGGCCCGGCCCAGGGGAGTGGTCGGTCGCGAGAACGCGAGGGCTCGAAATCTATGAGTGTCGGCGCCAGCGGCGACAACAATTCCAACCTCAGTCAGAATTCCGTGTTTGACGACATCATCGACGTAAGGTCGTACATTTCCCAAAGTCGTAGCGATATCTCACCCTTTGCCCGAACCGGGAGCTACCGATCCCAGTGCGAGAAGGCGTCACTGATTGCGGAAGCTCCGAGTGGGAGACCTCGAAGCTCAACGATCGCTTCGCACAGTGTAGAGTTGAACAGTAGGCATAGTTCGGTTTGTCCCGGTAGTAGGCTACTCTGCGACGGAGCCAGCTTATGTCCGTCTGCCACTTCTCGGAAGGACTCCGGCATCCGATCGAACAGCCGACGTTCGAGTATACAGCAGCAGATCATGCTGATGAACCAAAGTGCGGCTCTGTCAGCTCATCGGGTTAGCGGTTATTTCACCAGTTCTCAATCTAGTCTTTCGGCGGTCGTAGCGGCAGTCGGTGCTTCCTCCACCGATCCGGTCATGGCTCTCAAAGCCAACGGCGAAGTGAACGATCTCCGTTGCGTCATCAAAGAAGCTCACCCAGACCCATTGGCAGCTTGTCTGCAGCAACTTCGAAAGCAATCTGACCTCCAGCTGATCCGTTGCGTGCGGGATAATGCCCGAAGTCAACGGAGCTATCTGGTAAAGCCTCCTCTCCTACCCATTTCCCTTCGGTTCAAATCTCGCCCAATGGAGCACGAGTTCCGTTCCAAAGCGCATCGCTTCGGCAGTGAATCTGAGCTGGAAGGTGGCCCACCAACCCTCGCAACTCCGAAGTACAACACCTACATAGATATCCTAGTGTCGTTCCTCATCTACATCGCCACGTCCACTTCGTTGTTTTTGCTTTCGCCGTCGGTCTATCTGGAGTCGTACAAAATATGGGTTTGCATCTTCATGGCCTTTAGCACCTTGCAGCTGTTTGCGCTGTTCATCTGCACTAAGCAGGTGTGCCGGAGGGTTCACAAGTACGCCCGCCGATCGCGACCCATCGTAACCCAAAGCTGCTACGACAGCGTATTGCGGATTGTGTCCAACTGGTACCCGTGGCACATTTGCGGAGCAGTTCTGATGTCCCTGCCGGTCATCTCGATCCTGTCCAACTTTGCCATGATGGACGTGAGCAAGTTCAAGATCTTCGAGTTCCACTACGGCTTCCTGATGTTCATCTGTGTGATACACTTTTGCAACTTCACGCAGCTGAACTGCTGGATGCGGAACTGTTTGGCGCTGTTGACGTCGGTGGCCTTCATTGGGATCGCCATCGGGCACATGCTGGAGTTGAGGAATGGAGCGGCGGCGGTGGAGGTGCTGGACACCGTCGTGAACGGGACGGTTGGGGTGAACCCGGAATTGAAGCAAGCGCAGTTCGATTGGTTCAACGACTACCGGATCGAGATCTACGTGGATCTGTTCCTTCTGTTGATCTTGGTGTGGTTCCTGAATCGGGAGTTTGAGATTAGCTATCGGTTGAGTTTCTACGGGAGTGCGGTCGCGAACCAGGACAAGATACGGGTGCAGAGCATGAAGAACCAGGCGGACATGCTGTTGCACAATATCATTCCAAAGCATGTGGCGGAGCAGCTGAAGAATACGGCCAAGTATTCCGAGAATCATAAGAACATCGGGATCATTTTTGCCAGTATCGTGAACTTCAACGAGATGTACGACGAGTCGTATCTGGGAGGGAAGGAGTATCTGCGAGTACTTAATGAGCTGATAGGAGACTTTGACGAGCTGTTGGCGAGACCGGAGTTTCGGTGCGTGGAGAAAATCAAGACAATCGGAAGCACCTTCATGGCGGCATCTGGGTTGGATCCGAGTAGTCGCGGGGAAGACAACGAACATCTGTTCACGTTGCTGGATTTTGCAATCGCGATGCAGCAGGTCGTGGACTCGTTCAACCGGGACCTGCTGGAGTTTAACCTGATCATGCGGGTGGGGTACAACTTTGGGGACGTGACGGCAGGTGTGATCGGTACCAGCAAACTCTACTACGACATCTGGGGTGATGCGGTCAATGTGGCATCCCGAATGGATTCGACCGGTGTCCCCGGACGGATCCAGGTGGGAAGTGCCTGCGTTCCGACGCTGTCCGAACGGTACGATTTCGAGCCCCGGGGGAAGGTTTACGTGAAGGGGAAGGACCACATGGAAGTGTACCTGCTGGTAGCCAAGAAGCCAGATCTGCTGGGACCACCAGAGCTAGATAGGGACCCGATGTAA